In Cuculus canorus isolate bCucCan1 chromosome 9, bCucCan1.pri, whole genome shotgun sequence, the following are encoded in one genomic region:
- the NCEH1 gene encoding neutral cholesterol ester hydrolase 1 isoform X2, whose product MVRPECHLIHYLRLSHHLIVLNYVIHTFDKLKFVSSEDVNITDAVFDGVEVRVFEPPMKGDERLKRSVVYIHGGGWALASARTSLYNNLCRIMAESLNAVVVSVEYRLVPEVRFPEQFHDTLRATKYFLQPDVLAEYSVDPGRIAISGDSAGGNLAAAVCQQLSKDEHLTIKPKLQALIYPVLQAFDFNTPSYQQNMNMPVLPRYVMINYWIDYINANYDLAHSLLINNHTALDVGQALSFRGRLNWTSLLPSSFKKNYKPVIQTTGKAEIIREIPALLDVRAGPLLAENETLQLQPKTYILTCENDVLRDDGVMYAKRLQNAGVEVTLDHFDDCFHGCMIFTVWPTDFSAGIQTRNSYIKWLDESL is encoded by the exons tgtcaCCTGATTCACTATCTGAGACTCAGCCATCACTTGATAGTTCTGAATTATGTGATTCATACCTTTGACAAGCTGAAGTTTGTCTCCTCTGAAGACGTTAACATCACAGATGCTGTTTTTGATGGTGTAGAAGTCAGAGTGTTTGAACCTCCCATGAAGGGAGATGAAAGGCTCAAGCGCAGCGTTGTTTACATCCATGGAGGTGGCTGGGCTTTGGCAAGTGCAA GAACAAGCCTTTATAACAATCTCTGCAGAATCATGGCTGAATCTCTCAATGCTGTAGTCGTCTCAGTCGA atACAGACTGGTACCAGAGGTGCGCTTCCCTGAGCAGTTCCATGATACTCTTCGTGCTACAAAGTATTTTTTGCAGCCTGATGTTTTAGCTGAATATTCAGTTGACCCAGGTCGAATTGCAATTTCTGGTGATAGTGCAGGAGGAAAtttggcagctgctgtgtgTCAGCAG cttaGCAAAGATGAGCATTTGACCATCAAACCAAAACTGCAGGCCTTAATTTATCCAGTCCTTCAGGCATTTGACTTCAATACACCTTCTTATCAGCAGAACATGAATATGCCTGTTCTTCCTCGTTATGTCATGATCAACTATTGGATAGATTATATCAATGCCAATTACGATTTGGCTCACTCGCTGCTGATTAACAACCACACTGCTCTTGACGTTGGTCAAGCTCTGTCTTTCAGAGGGCGTCTGAACTGGACATCTCTACTGCCTTCATCATTCAAAAAGAACTACAAGCCTGTAATACAAACCACAGGCAAGGCTGAAATCATCCGGGAGATACCAGCACTGCTTGATGTACGAGCAGGCCCACtgcttgcagaaaatgaaactctgcagctgcagccaaaGACCTACATCCTGACTTGTGAGAATGATGTCCTGCGAGATGATGGGGTGATGTATGCCAAGCGCTTGCAGAACGCTGGTGTGGAAGTCACACTTGATCACTTCGATGACTGCTTTCATGGCTGTATGATATTCACTGTTTGGCCTACTGATTTCTCTGCAGGCATTCAGACCAGAAACAGCTACATAAAATGGCTGGATGAAAGCCTCTGA
- the NCEH1 gene encoding neutral cholesterol ester hydrolase 1 isoform X3, translating into MKGDERLKRSVVYIHGGGWALASARTSLYNNLCRIMAESLNAVVVSVEYRLVPEVRFPEQFHDTLRATKYFLQPDVLAEYSVDPGRIAISGDSAGGNLAAAVCQQLSKDEHLTIKPKLQALIYPVLQAFDFNTPSYQQNMNMPVLPRYVMINYWIDYINANYDLAHSLLINNHTALDVGQALSFRGRLNWTSLLPSSFKKNYKPVIQTTGKAEIIREIPALLDVRAGPLLAENETLQLQPKTYILTCENDVLRDDGVMYAKRLQNAGVEVTLDHFDDCFHGCMIFTVWPTDFSAGIQTRNSYIKWLDESL; encoded by the exons ATGAAGGGAGATGAAAGGCTCAAGCGCAGCGTTGTTTACATCCATGGAGGTGGCTGGGCTTTGGCAAGTGCAA GAACAAGCCTTTATAACAATCTCTGCAGAATCATGGCTGAATCTCTCAATGCTGTAGTCGTCTCAGTCGA atACAGACTGGTACCAGAGGTGCGCTTCCCTGAGCAGTTCCATGATACTCTTCGTGCTACAAAGTATTTTTTGCAGCCTGATGTTTTAGCTGAATATTCAGTTGACCCAGGTCGAATTGCAATTTCTGGTGATAGTGCAGGAGGAAAtttggcagctgctgtgtgTCAGCAG cttaGCAAAGATGAGCATTTGACCATCAAACCAAAACTGCAGGCCTTAATTTATCCAGTCCTTCAGGCATTTGACTTCAATACACCTTCTTATCAGCAGAACATGAATATGCCTGTTCTTCCTCGTTATGTCATGATCAACTATTGGATAGATTATATCAATGCCAATTACGATTTGGCTCACTCGCTGCTGATTAACAACCACACTGCTCTTGACGTTGGTCAAGCTCTGTCTTTCAGAGGGCGTCTGAACTGGACATCTCTACTGCCTTCATCATTCAAAAAGAACTACAAGCCTGTAATACAAACCACAGGCAAGGCTGAAATCATCCGGGAGATACCAGCACTGCTTGATGTACGAGCAGGCCCACtgcttgcagaaaatgaaactctgcagctgcagccaaaGACCTACATCCTGACTTGTGAGAATGATGTCCTGCGAGATGATGGGGTGATGTATGCCAAGCGCTTGCAGAACGCTGGTGTGGAAGTCACACTTGATCACTTCGATGACTGCTTTCATGGCTGTATGATATTCACTGTTTGGCCTACTGATTTCTCTGCAGGCATTCAGACCAGAAACAGCTACATAAAATGGCTGGATGAAAGCCTCTGA